One genomic window of Monodelphis domestica isolate mMonDom1 chromosome 1, mMonDom1.pri, whole genome shotgun sequence includes the following:
- the LOC100028436 gene encoding olfactory receptor 13A1-like gives MASNNQTSVTEFILKSFSENPQFQIFLFSLFLGLFIVAFTGNSLIIVVISLNPGLHTPMYFFLINLALMDILSTCTVVLKLLQNLMTENTISYGGCIAQIYFLTLCIGAELLLFTAMAYDRYAAICQPLHYNTMMNKTVCCLLASVVWSVSGINTTIHTIITVRLSFCGPNAIDHFFCEIPPLLPLSCSSTYINNIMTFVSDMFFAIINFLFILLSYGFIISSILKIQTTEGKKKAFSTCSSHLIVVTMYYCTIIYIYILPALGQSLKEGKIASVFYAIVSPAVNPLIYSLRNKDVKVALNKLCPFFRK, from the coding sequence ATGGCATCAAATAATCAGACATCAGTGACTGAGTTCATCTTAAAGAGTTTCTCTGAAAATCCTCAGTTTCAGATCTTTCTCTTCAGCCTCTTCTTGGGACTTTTCATAGTGGCTTTCACAGGTAACTCACTCATTATTGTTGTGATCAGTCTAAATCCAGGCCTCCATACTCCCATGTACTTTTTCCTCATAAATTTGGCCTTGATGGATATTCTCTCCACCTGCACTGTGGTGCTCAAGTTGCTACAGAACCTAATGACTGAGAATACCATTTCCTATGGTGGCTGCATAGCCCAAATATATTTCCTAACTTTGTGTATAGGGGCTGAGCTCTTGCTTTTCACAGCTATGGCCTATGACCGGTATGCAGCCATCTGCCAACCCCTCCACTACAACACTATGATGAACAAGACAGTTTGCTGTCTCTTAGCATCTGTGGTATGGAGTGTCAGTGGGATCAATACAACCATCCACACTATCATAACTGTGCGCTTGTCCTTCTGTGGACCCAATGCCATTGATCATTTCTTTTGTGAGATTCCTCCATTATTGCCTCTCTCCTGCTCCTCAACTTACATCAATAATATAATGACATTTGTGTCAGATATGTTCTTTGCTATTATCAATTTTCTGTTCATCCTATTATCCTACGGCTTCATCATTTCCAGCATCCTGAAAATCCAGACcacagaagggaagaagaaagcatTTTCCACTTGTTCTTCCCATCTCATTGTGGTCACTATGTATTATTGCACCATAATTTACATCTACATTCTTCCTGCTTTAGGTCAGTCTCTGAAAGAAGGTAAAATAGCTTCCGTGTTTTATGCCATAGTGAGCCCAGCCGTAAATCCTCTGATCTATTCCCTGAGAAATAAGGATGTGAaagtagcacttaataaattatgtCCTTTCTTTCGAAAATAA